A genome region from Cognatishimia activa includes the following:
- a CDS encoding PaaI family thioesterase produces MTPVISKEELSEYLAEVFPQVWSQFEIMEMDGRHTVMKLKVNDRHIRPGGTVSGPAMFGLADVSAYVATLAVVGRKALAVTTSCSIDFMRKPEAGKDLIAHAELLKHGKALTVTDVRLRSEGSDDLVARASLTYSVPPVKS; encoded by the coding sequence ATGACCCCGGTGATTTCCAAAGAAGAGCTGTCAGAGTATCTGGCCGAGGTGTTTCCTCAGGTTTGGTCTCAGTTTGAGATTATGGAAATGGATGGGCGACATACGGTTATGAAGCTGAAGGTGAATGATCGTCACATTCGCCCGGGTGGGACTGTGTCTGGGCCTGCGATGTTCGGGTTGGCGGATGTGTCGGCTTATGTGGCGACTTTGGCGGTTGTCGGACGTAAGGCTTTGGCGGTGACAACCAGTTGCTCTATCGACTTCATGCGCAAGCCCGAGGCGGGCAAGGATCTGATTGCGCATGCCGAGCTTTTGAAACACGGCAAGGCGTTGACGGTTACAGATGTGCGTCTGCGTTCTGAAGGGTCGGATGATTTGGTCGCGCGGGCCTCGTTGACTTATTCTGTCCCGCCAGTGAAATCCTAA
- the trmFO gene encoding methylenetetrahydrofolate--tRNA-(uracil(54)-C(5))-methyltransferase (FADH(2)-oxidizing) TrmFO, translating into MTETLHIIGGGMAGSEAAWQAANMGVNVVIHEMRPKVETFAHRTGHLAEMVCSNSFRSDDDEQNAVGLLHWEMRAANGLIMAMADKHRLPAGGALAVDRDPFAESVTEALTAHPNISVEYGEITELPQDGHWIIATGPLTSAGLGAAIQAETGADALAFFDAIAPIVYAESINMDVAWLQSRYDKGDTEEERKAYLNCPMTYEQYEAFIDALETADKTEFHEGETAGYFDGCLPIEVMAERGRETLRFGPMKPVGLTNAHDPDNKPYAVVQLRRDNALGTLYNIVGFQTKMKYGAQTEVLRMIPGLEDASFARLGGIHRNTFINSPTLLDNQMRLKSKPHIRFAGQITGVEGYVESAAMGLLAGRLAAAEILGKPMETAPANSAMGALVHHITGGAEAKTFQPMNVNFGLFHPVEGLKGGRRGRKDRYKAYTDRAKIDWQDWLNAQS; encoded by the coding sequence ATGACAGAGACATTGCATATCATCGGCGGCGGCATGGCCGGATCGGAAGCGGCCTGGCAGGCGGCGAATATGGGCGTCAACGTGGTGATCCACGAGATGCGCCCCAAGGTCGAGACCTTTGCCCATCGCACTGGACATCTGGCCGAGATGGTGTGCTCAAACTCTTTCCGCTCCGATGACGACGAACAAAACGCGGTTGGCCTTTTGCACTGGGAAATGCGCGCGGCCAACGGGCTGATCATGGCCATGGCCGACAAACATCGCCTGCCTGCGGGCGGAGCTTTGGCGGTAGACCGGGATCCTTTTGCGGAAAGTGTAACGGAGGCGCTGACCGCGCATCCTAATATTTCGGTGGAATACGGTGAAATCACCGAGCTGCCCCAAGACGGCCATTGGATCATCGCAACGGGCCCTCTGACGTCAGCCGGTCTTGGCGCCGCCATTCAGGCCGAAACCGGCGCCGATGCTTTGGCGTTCTTTGATGCCATCGCCCCGATTGTCTATGCTGAGAGCATCAATATGGACGTCGCCTGGTTGCAGTCTCGATATGACAAGGGCGATACCGAAGAAGAACGCAAGGCCTACCTCAACTGCCCGATGACATATGAGCAGTACGAGGCCTTCATCGACGCGCTTGAGACGGCTGACAAAACCGAATTCCACGAAGGCGAAACTGCTGGATACTTTGACGGTTGTCTGCCGATCGAAGTCATGGCCGAGCGCGGCCGCGAGACTTTGCGTTTTGGCCCGATGAAGCCAGTGGGCCTTACGAACGCGCATGATCCCGACAACAAACCCTACGCCGTGGTTCAACTTCGTCGTGATAACGCTTTGGGAACGCTCTATAATATCGTGGGTTTCCAAACCAAAATGAAATACGGCGCGCAGACCGAAGTACTGCGCATGATCCCCGGCCTTGAGGACGCGAGCTTTGCGCGTCTGGGTGGCATTCACCGCAATACCTTCATCAATTCGCCGACGCTTTTGGACAATCAAATGCGGCTTAAAAGCAAACCGCATATCCGCTTTGCAGGCCAAATCACAGGCGTCGAAGGCTATGTGGAAAGCGCTGCCATGGGGCTTTTGGCGGGCCGTTTGGCGGCAGCAGAGATCCTTGGCAAACCGATGGAAACCGCGCCTGCGAACTCCGCCATGGGTGCTCTGGTCCATCACATCACCGGCGGGGCTGAGGCGAAGACCTTCCAGCCGATGAATGTGAACTTTGGTCTGTTCCATCCGGTCGAGGGCCTCAAAGGCGGACGTCGCGGGCGCAAAGACCGCTATAAGGCCTATACGGATCGCGCAAAAATCGACTGGCAAGACTGGCTGAACGCGCAATCCTGA
- a CDS encoding class I SAM-dependent DNA methyltransferase — translation MTKKFLDSVYNLDTASDVEEFYDDWASTYDAEVTDNGYLTPSRCADALWQFLPNPETKILDVGCGTGLSGEALAKVGYTNIDGIDPSAEMLAIAKRKGVYKTAIHMQGEEMDIEPGSYEVIACIGVIGVGAAPVSLLDTVVDLLPSGGKLVLSYNDKAIKERIYEARLNDYLDGGSARLLFRELGDHLPGKGMTSYVYVVEKV, via the coding sequence ATGACAAAGAAGTTTTTGGACTCCGTTTACAATCTGGACACCGCCAGCGACGTCGAAGAATTCTATGACGACTGGGCGTCCACCTATGACGCCGAAGTCACCGACAACGGCTATCTCACCCCATCCCGCTGTGCGGATGCGCTTTGGCAGTTCTTGCCCAACCCAGAGACCAAGATTCTGGACGTTGGCTGTGGCACCGGCCTCTCTGGCGAGGCTTTGGCCAAAGTCGGCTACACCAACATTGACGGCATCGACCCCTCGGCCGAGATGCTTGCCATCGCCAAACGCAAGGGTGTCTACAAGACGGCCATTCATATGCAGGGCGAAGAGATGGACATCGAGCCCGGCAGCTATGAGGTCATCGCCTGCATCGGTGTCATCGGCGTCGGCGCCGCGCCCGTGTCCTTGTTGGACACAGTAGTGGATCTTTTGCCCTCGGGCGGGAAACTCGTGCTGTCCTATAACGACAAAGCCATCAAAGAACGTATTTACGAAGCCCGTCTGAACGATTATCTCGACGGCGGTAGCGCGCGGCTCTTGTTCCGAGAGTTGGGCGACCACCTGCCCGGCAAGGGCATGACCTCTTATGTCTATGTCGTTGAGAAAGTTTGA